A DNA window from Haliovirga abyssi contains the following coding sequences:
- the gyrB gene encoding DNA topoisomerase (ATP-hydrolyzing) subunit B has product MTNYTAKDITVLEGLEAVRKRPGMYIGSTSIRGLHHLVYEIADNSVDEALAGYCNKISIKILEGNVIEVEDNGRGIPVDMHPKHKKSALEIVMTILHAGGKFEHKGYKVSGGLHGVGVSVVNALSSTLEIEVKRDGKIWYQKYHEGKPEEPVKTIGDTNRTGTKVKFKADDTIFESLEYEFDVLSNRLKELAYLNRGLKISIEDLREGKKKKEVYEFEGGAVDFVKEVVSGEKTIITNPVSMIGEESGVYVEIVLTYIENQKETLYSFVNNINTHEGGTHVSGFKTALTRVINDIARTTGLLKEKDSNFVGNDVREGIVAIINTRVPEPQFEGQTKTKLGNSEVTGIVSSIITNKLKEYLEDNPTDAKVIVEKILISKRAREAAKKARELVIRKSALEVGSLPGKLSDCSSKVPEECEVFIVEGDSAGGSAKQGRDRRFQAILPLRGKILNVEKAGINRALENTEIRAMITAFGTNIGDEIDLEKLRYYKIIIMTDADVDGAHIRTLMLTFFYRHLRELIDEGHIYIAQPPLYKVTQGKNFSYAYSDEELEEITSELGDKKYTLQRYKGLGEMNPEQLWSTTMDPESRSLLKVTLEDATYADKLFNVLMGDKVEPRRKFIEEHATYVKNLDI; this is encoded by the coding sequence ATGACAAATTATACAGCAAAAGATATAACTGTACTTGAAGGATTAGAAGCTGTAAGAAAAAGACCAGGAATGTATATTGGATCTACGTCAATAAGAGGATTACATCATTTGGTTTATGAAATTGCAGATAATAGTGTGGATGAAGCATTAGCAGGATATTGTAATAAAATATCAATAAAAATATTAGAAGGTAATGTAATAGAGGTAGAGGATAATGGAAGAGGAATTCCAGTAGATATGCATCCAAAACATAAAAAATCAGCTCTTGAAATTGTAATGACAATATTACATGCTGGAGGAAAATTTGAACATAAAGGCTATAAAGTATCAGGAGGACTTCATGGAGTTGGAGTTTCTGTTGTTAACGCATTATCATCAACCTTGGAAATAGAAGTAAAAAGAGACGGGAAAATATGGTATCAAAAATATCATGAAGGAAAGCCAGAAGAACCTGTAAAAACTATAGGCGACACTAATAGAACAGGAACAAAAGTTAAATTTAAAGCAGATGACACAATTTTTGAAAGTTTGGAATATGAATTTGATGTGTTATCAAATAGATTAAAAGAATTAGCATATTTAAATAGAGGATTAAAAATATCTATAGAAGATCTTAGAGAAGGAAAAAAGAAAAAAGAAGTTTATGAATTTGAAGGTGGAGCTGTAGATTTTGTAAAAGAGGTAGTAAGTGGAGAAAAAACGATAATAACAAATCCTGTAAGTATGATAGGAGAAGAATCGGGAGTATATGTTGAAATAGTTTTAACATATATAGAAAATCAAAAAGAAACGCTTTATTCATTTGTTAATAATATAAACACTCATGAAGGCGGAACGCATGTAAGTGGATTTAAAACAGCTTTAACTAGAGTAATAAATGATATTGCAAGAACAACAGGATTATTAAAAGAAAAAGATAGTAATTTTGTAGGGAATGATGTAAGAGAAGGAATAGTTGCTATAATTAACACAAGAGTTCCGGAACCTCAATTTGAGGGACAAACAAAAACTAAATTAGGAAATTCAGAAGTTACAGGAATAGTATCTTCTATTATTACAAATAAATTAAAAGAGTATTTAGAAGATAATCCAACTGATGCAAAAGTGATTGTAGAAAAAATATTAATATCAAAACGAGCAAGAGAAGCAGCTAAAAAAGCAAGAGAATTAGTAATTAGAAAAAGTGCTTTAGAAGTGGGATCTCTTCCAGGAAAATTGTCTGATTGTTCTTCAAAAGTACCAGAAGAATGTGAAGTATTTATAGTGGAAGGAGATAGTGCGGGAGGTTCTGCAAAACAAGGAAGAGATAGAAGATTTCAAGCAATATTACCTCTTAGAGGAAAAATTTTAAATGTAGAAAAAGCAGGAATAAATAGAGCTTTGGAAAATACAGAAATTAGAGCAATGATTACTGCCTTTGGAACAAATATAGGTGATGAGATTGATTTAGAAAAATTGAGATATTATAAAATAATTATAATGACCGATGCCGATGTAGATGGAGCTCATATAAGAACTTTAATGCTTACTTTTTTCTATAGACATTTAAGAGAATTAATAGATGAGGGACATATTTATATTGCACAACCACCATTATATAAAGTTACTCAAGGGAAGAATTTTTCATATGCATATTCTGATGAAGAGTTGGAAGAGATAACTTCAGAACTTGGAGATAAAAAATATACTCTACAAAGATACAAAGGACTTGGAGAGATGAATCCTGAACAATTATGGAGTACAACAATGGATCCAGAAAGCAGAAGTTTATTAAAAGTAACATTAGAAGATGCAACTTATGCAGATAAATTGTTTAATGTATTAATGGGAGATAAAGTTGAACCAAGAAGAAAATTTATAGAAGAGCATGCAACATATGTTAAAAATTTGGATATTTAG
- a CDS encoding DUF721 domain-containing protein, with amino-acid sequence MNKPVKLKEVIESKIKNNVFYKLEFLKINWVDIVGKNLAKKSFPLFVKEDVLIIGVTSSIWSQQMLFLKNQIIKNSNLKLNGEYIKNIRFKVSKYEKTINYIEKKQKVKREKIDFNNISIQPFEIKQLKKAIEFIKDDDIKRHIYKVSVLNKKREKYLLENGYKKCEKCGELFVGEGKICILCKNDIQKENRRRIYNKIKNNLLITYTEMKYEEKYLTKIEFEDIKNRVKDGIYREILINIKELKYKKARDLLEKYFILDSGTDNKRVIFEKIDMFFQSFT; translated from the coding sequence ATGAATAAGCCTGTAAAATTAAAAGAGGTTATTGAGTCAAAAATAAAAAATAATGTTTTTTATAAATTAGAGTTTTTAAAAATTAATTGGGTAGATATTGTAGGAAAAAACTTAGCTAAAAAAAGTTTTCCTCTATTTGTAAAAGAAGATGTTTTAATAATAGGAGTTACAAGTAGTATATGGTCTCAACAAATGTTATTTTTGAAAAATCAGATAATAAAAAATAGTAATTTAAAACTAAATGGAGAATATATAAAAAACATTAGATTTAAAGTTTCTAAATATGAAAAAACTATTAATTATATAGAGAAAAAACAAAAAGTAAAAAGAGAAAAAATTGATTTTAACAATATATCTATACAGCCATTTGAAATCAAACAATTGAAAAAAGCTATAGAATTTATAAAAGATGATGATATAAAAAGACACATATATAAAGTATCTGTTTTAAATAAAAAAAGAGAAAAATATTTATTAGAAAATGGATATAAAAAATGCGAAAAGTGTGGAGAATTATTTGTTGGAGAAGGAAAAATTTGTATTTTGTGTAAAAATGATATTCAAAAAGAAAACAGGAGAAGAATTTATAATAAAATAAAAAACAATTTATTAATAACATATACAGAAATGAAATATGAAGAAAAATATTTAACTAAAATAGAATTTGAAGATATTAAAAATAGAGTTAAAGATGGAATATATAGAGAAATATTAATAAATATAAAAGAATTAAAATATAAAAAAGCTAGAGATTTATTAGAAAAATATTTTATATTAGATAGTGGAACAGATAATAAAAGAGTTATTTTTGAAAAAATAGATATGTTTTTTCAGAGTTTCACGTGA
- the yaaA gene encoding S4 domain-containing protein YaaA: MEIIEISTEYIKLDQFLKWVNIVGSGVEAKFLIKEGQVKVNKEVELRRGKKLRDEDIIEIDKNIYKIKRV, from the coding sequence ATGGAAATTATTGAAATTTCAACTGAATATATAAAATTAGACCAATTTTTAAAATGGGTAAATATTGTAGGTTCTGGAGTAGAAGCTAAATTTTTAATAAAAGAAGGTCAAGTAAAAGTAAATAAAGAAGTTGAATTAAGAAGAGGAAAAAAATTAAGAGATGAAGATATTATAGAGATAGATAAAAATATTTATAAAATAAAAAGGGTTTAA
- a CDS encoding ABC transporter ATP-binding protein encodes MAKVVLTDMEKTYPNGFKAVHGHNLEIKDGEFMVFVGPSGCAKSTTLRMIAGLEEITGGTVAIGDIIVNELPPKDRGIAMVFQNYALYPHMNVYDNMAFGLKLAKTPKEEIDKRVKDAAEILGITDLLDRKPKEMSGGQRQRVAVGRAIVRDPEVFLFDEPLSNLDAQLRVHMRVEITKLHKRLGTTMIYVTHDQVEAMTMGDRICVMELGVIKQVDTPLNLYNKPENKFVAGFIGSPSMNIVEAKLEKDGDTTYAVTEHMKLRLPKEKADKVQSHIGKEIWFGIRPEHIGSHETHPNEKDNYVNSEIYVVEQMGNEVFVYFTPGKNQYIARLGSEGVTVKSGEKYEIWFDTSKCHIFDKETEENISL; translated from the coding sequence ATGGCAAAAGTAGTTTTAACAGATATGGAAAAAACATATCCAAATGGATTCAAAGCAGTACATGGGCACAATTTAGAAATAAAAGATGGAGAATTTATGGTATTTGTAGGGCCATCAGGTTGTGCAAAATCAACAACATTAAGAATGATAGCAGGATTAGAAGAGATAACAGGAGGAACAGTAGCAATAGGAGATATAATAGTAAATGAGTTGCCACCAAAAGATAGAGGGATAGCAATGGTGTTTCAAAATTATGCCTTGTATCCACATATGAACGTATATGATAATATGGCATTTGGGCTAAAATTAGCAAAAACACCAAAAGAAGAGATAGACAAAAGAGTAAAAGATGCAGCAGAAATATTAGGAATAACAGATCTATTAGATAGAAAACCAAAAGAGATGTCAGGAGGACAAAGACAAAGAGTAGCAGTAGGAAGAGCAATAGTAAGAGATCCAGAGGTATTTTTATTTGATGAACCATTATCAAACTTAGATGCTCAATTAAGAGTACATATGAGAGTAGAGATAACAAAATTACATAAGAGATTAGGAACAACAATGATATATGTAACTCATGATCAAGTAGAAGCAATGACAATGGGAGATAGAATATGTGTAATGGAGTTAGGAGTAATAAAACAAGTAGATACTCCATTAAATTTATATAATAAACCAGAAAATAAATTTGTAGCAGGATTTATAGGAAGTCCATCAATGAATATAGTAGAAGCAAAACTAGAAAAAGATGGAGATACAACATATGCGGTAACAGAACATATGAAATTAAGATTACCAAAAGAAAAAGCAGACAAAGTCCAAAGTCATATAGGAAAAGAAATATGGTTTGGGATAAGACCAGAACATATAGGAAGTCATGAAACACATCCAAACGAAAAAGATAATTATGTAAATTCAGAAATATATGTAGTAGAACAGATGGGAAATGAAGTATTTGTATATTTCACACCAGGAAAGAATCAATATATAGCAAGATTAGGAAGTGAAGGAGTAACAGTAAAATCAGGAGAAAAATATGAAATATGGTTTGATACAAGTAAATGTCATATATTTGACAAAGAGACAGAAGAAAATATAAGTTTATAA
- the gyrA gene encoding DNA gyrase subunit A, with amino-acid sequence MAKETQIYIEDEIKNSYLDYSMSVIVSRALPDVRDGLKPVHRRILFAMNEMGMFHEKPHKKSARIVGEVLGKYHPHGDTAVYLTMVRMAQDFNYRYMLIDGHGNFGSVDGDSAAAMRYTEARMSKITRELLLDIDKNTIDYRKNFDDSLDEPIVLPGKLPNLLLNGAAGIAVGMATNIPPHNLVELSDGIIATIDNRDIEDDELIKIVKGPDFPTGGIINGVSGIISAYKTGRGKVKVRGKVKIEEIRSGKEAIIINELPYQVNKARLIEKIANLVKEKKISGITDLRDESDRDGIRIVIELKKGEISELILNKLYKYTELQNTFGIIMLALVNNVPKVLTLKQILNHYLDHRYEVVVRRTKYELEKAEKRAHILEGFRKALDNISEIIKIIRGSKDAATAKESLIKIFEFTEIQAKSILDMRLQRLTGLERDKIETEYKELLKVIDELKFILGNDSKVFEIIKDEVIELRDKYGDKRRTEIRAAAEDILLEDLIKDEEVIVMMTNKGYIKRIGLDKYKAQNRGGKGVSSHNAASEDFVENMYLTKNLDSLLIFTNKGRALSLKVYEIPESSKKARGKLINNLINLTTNEKVKAVLKVREFEENKNIFFATKSGVVKKVSLNKFKKISKAGLIAINLKENDNLIYVGVANGDNDIFLATKQGYSIRFNESEIRSMGRTATGVKGINLRKNDEVVSGLVIENPEATVLTVTENGAGKRTKLKGYRLQSRGGKGLINMKINPKTGDVVEVKGVTDSDEIMLISSNGIVIRTAADTISTTGRSTQGVRVMKVDENEKVVSVIKRHKDKEIESDIESGEEE; translated from the coding sequence ATGGCAAAAGAGACTCAAATTTATATAGAGGACGAAATAAAAAATTCATACTTGGATTATTCAATGAGCGTAATAGTAAGTAGAGCTCTTCCAGATGTAAGAGATGGATTAAAGCCGGTACATAGAAGAATACTTTTTGCAATGAATGAAATGGGAATGTTTCACGAGAAACCTCACAAAAAAAGTGCAAGAATAGTCGGAGAAGTTTTAGGTAAGTATCACCCACATGGAGATACTGCTGTATATCTTACAATGGTAAGAATGGCACAAGATTTTAACTATAGATATATGTTAATTGATGGGCATGGAAATTTTGGTTCTGTTGATGGTGATAGTGCGGCAGCAATGAGATATACAGAAGCACGTATGTCAAAAATAACAAGAGAACTGTTATTAGATATAGATAAAAATACTATTGATTATAGAAAAAACTTTGATGACAGTTTAGATGAACCTATTGTTTTACCAGGAAAACTTCCAAATTTATTATTAAATGGAGCGGCAGGGATAGCTGTTGGAATGGCAACTAATATACCACCACATAATCTAGTTGAATTATCAGATGGAATTATTGCTACAATAGATAACAGAGATATAGAAGATGATGAATTAATCAAGATAGTAAAAGGGCCAGATTTTCCAACAGGTGGAATAATAAATGGAGTTTCTGGAATAATTAGTGCTTATAAAACTGGTCGTGGAAAAGTTAAAGTTCGTGGAAAAGTTAAAATAGAGGAGATAAGATCAGGAAAAGAAGCTATAATTATAAATGAACTACCTTACCAAGTAAATAAAGCTAGATTAATAGAAAAAATAGCTAATTTGGTAAAAGAGAAAAAAATATCTGGAATTACAGATTTAAGAGATGAATCTGATAGAGATGGAATAAGAATAGTAATAGAATTAAAAAAAGGTGAAATTTCAGAACTAATTTTAAATAAATTATATAAATATACAGAACTACAAAATACCTTTGGAATAATAATGTTAGCACTTGTAAATAATGTTCCTAAAGTATTAACTTTAAAACAAATATTAAATCATTATTTAGATCATAGATATGAAGTAGTAGTTAGAAGAACAAAATATGAACTTGAAAAAGCTGAAAAAAGAGCTCATATATTAGAAGGGTTTAGAAAGGCATTAGATAACATAAGTGAAATTATAAAAATTATAAGAGGTTCAAAAGATGCAGCAACTGCAAAAGAAAGTTTAATAAAAATTTTCGAATTTACTGAAATACAAGCAAAATCAATTTTGGATATGAGATTACAAAGATTAACAGGATTAGAAAGAGATAAAATAGAAACAGAATATAAAGAATTGTTAAAGGTTATAGATGAATTAAAATTCATACTAGGAAATGATTCAAAAGTATTTGAAATTATAAAAGATGAAGTTATAGAATTAAGAGATAAATATGGAGATAAAAGAAGAACAGAAATAAGAGCAGCAGCAGAAGATATACTTTTAGAAGATTTAATAAAAGATGAAGAAGTAATAGTTATGATGACAAATAAAGGATATATAAAAAGAATAGGATTAGATAAATATAAAGCTCAAAATAGAGGTGGAAAAGGTGTATCATCTCACAATGCGGCATCAGAAGATTTTGTGGAAAATATGTATTTGACTAAAAATTTAGATAGTTTATTAATTTTTACAAATAAAGGAAGAGCTTTAAGTTTAAAAGTATATGAAATACCAGAAAGTTCTAAAAAAGCAAGAGGAAAACTAATAAATAATTTAATAAACTTAACAACTAATGAAAAAGTAAAAGCAGTGTTAAAAGTAAGAGAATTTGAAGAAAATAAAAATATATTTTTTGCAACAAAATCTGGAGTAGTAAAAAAAGTTAGTTTAAATAAATTTAAAAAAATAAGTAAGGCAGGACTAATTGCAATAAATTTAAAAGAAAATGATAATTTGATATATGTTGGAGTGGCTAATGGAGATAATGACATATTTTTAGCAACTAAACAAGGGTATTCAATAAGATTTAATGAATCAGAAATAAGAAGTATGGGAAGAACAGCTACAGGAGTAAAAGGAATAAATTTAAGAAAAAATGATGAGGTAGTTTCTGGACTAGTAATAGAAAATCCAGAAGCAACAGTATTAACAGTAACTGAAAATGGAGCTGGAAAAAGAACGAAATTAAAAGGATATAGACTACAATCTAGAGGTGGAAAAGGATTAATAAATATGAAAATAAATCCAAAAACTGGAGATGTTGTAGAGGTAAAAGGTGTTACAGATAGTGATGAAATAATGTTGATTAGTTCTAATGGTATAGTAATAAGAACAGCAGCAGATACAATATCTACAACTGGTCGTTCAACACAAGGTGTAAGAGTTATGAAAGTTGATGAGAATGAAAAAGTTGTATCAGTAATAAAAAGACATAAAGACAAAGAGATAGAATCAGATATAGAAAGTGGAGAAGAAGAGTAA
- the dnaA gene encoding chromosomal replication initiator protein DnaA, with translation MEEMNAVEVWKRILKILKWNINETDYNSWMLNVKPIDLTEDKLILEVDNKFIKDRIESKFKEKIIEILNEILILKGYKDLEFRIKENEDNKLFFQKEEEPIKQEKKESKQSKQYKIQQNLFSKGYYNLNDKYLFNNFIVGKSNEFAHAASEAVANAPGKVYNPLFIYGGVGLGKTHLMHAIGNSVLKNNSNKKVYYCSSEQFTNDLINSLKNDKMMEFRSKYRKLDLLLIDDIQFIAGKDSTQEEFFHTFNELHQAGKQIVLSSDRPPKEIDNVEKRLVSRFEWGLIADIQQPDYETRVAILSKKAEMENIKISKEVLEFIAETINSNIRELEGNLNRIVAKASILKKEINIDLVKDVFYDVVKRNNKVVNKDKIIKVVSEYYEISIEDMISSKRKKDIAKSRQVAMYLLRDILSESFSAIGGIFGGKDHTTVMHSVSKIEKDMKENKYFEKDIMSLKEKILNNSN, from the coding sequence ATGGAGGAAATGAATGCTGTAGAAGTGTGGAAAAGAATACTTAAAATTTTAAAATGGAATATTAATGAAACAGATTATAATTCTTGGATGTTAAATGTAAAGCCAATTGATTTAACAGAAGATAAATTAATTCTTGAAGTTGATAATAAATTTATAAAAGATAGAATTGAATCTAAATTTAAAGAGAAAATTATTGAAATATTAAATGAAATTTTAATTTTAAAAGGGTATAAAGATTTAGAGTTTAGAATTAAAGAAAATGAAGATAATAAGCTTTTTTTTCAAAAAGAAGAAGAACCAATAAAGCAAGAAAAAAAAGAATCAAAACAATCTAAACAATATAAAATTCAACAAAATTTATTTAGTAAAGGTTATTATAATCTTAATGATAAATATTTATTTAATAATTTTATTGTTGGAAAAAGTAATGAATTTGCACATGCTGCCTCAGAAGCAGTAGCAAATGCACCAGGAAAAGTATATAATCCTCTTTTTATATATGGAGGAGTTGGGTTAGGAAAAACTCATCTTATGCATGCTATTGGAAACAGTGTACTAAAAAATAATAGTAATAAAAAAGTTTATTATTGTTCTTCTGAACAATTTACTAATGATTTAATAAATTCATTAAAAAATGATAAAATGATGGAATTTAGGAGTAAATACAGAAAATTAGATCTTTTATTAATAGATGATATTCAATTTATCGCAGGTAAAGATAGTACACAAGAAGAATTTTTTCATACTTTTAATGAGTTACACCAAGCAGGAAAACAGATAGTTCTTTCTAGTGATAGACCTCCAAAAGAGATTGATAATGTGGAAAAAAGGCTTGTTTCGCGATTTGAGTGGGGACTTATTGCAGATATACAACAGCCGGATTATGAAACTAGAGTTGCTATTTTAAGTAAAAAAGCTGAAATGGAAAATATTAAAATATCAAAAGAGGTATTAGAATTTATAGCAGAAACAATAAATTCTAATATTAGAGAATTAGAAGGAAATTTAAATAGAATAGTAGCAAAAGCTTCAATTTTAAAAAAAGAGATAAATATAGATTTAGTAAAAGATGTCTTTTATGATGTTGTAAAAAGAAATAATAAAGTAGTTAATAAAGATAAAATAATAAAAGTTGTTTCTGAATATTATGAAATTTCTATTGAGGATATGATATCTTCAAAAAGAAAAAAAGATATTGCTAAATCTAGGCAGGTTGCTATGTATTTGTTAAGAGATATATTAAGTGAATCATTTTCAGCTATTGGTGGTATTTTTGGTGGTAAAGATCATACAACAGTAATGCATAGTGTTAGTAAAATTGAAAAAGATATGAAAGAAAATAAGTATTTTGAAAAAGATATAATGAGTTTAAAAGAGAAAATTTTAAATAACTCAAATTAA
- the recF gene encoding DNA replication/repair protein RecF (All proteins in this family for which functions are known are DNA-binding proteins that assist the filamentation of RecA onto DNA for the initiation of recombination or recombinational repair.) — protein sequence MQLLDVYLLNFRNLEEINLSFDKGINLFYGENGQGKTSFIEALYFNITGKSFRTKNISEIVKYSKLDCGIFLNFLDIYGEKSLALKYEKKHKKYFYNKKKVNYDEYIGKVNVISFIPEDIELINSSPSTRRTYFDYEISQSNYNYYLELKELNKILKVRNKFLKEKNIKNEMYNIYNEKFIDISAKLLIKREDYIKKLSILLNLNYRKLFKSSSELKLIYKPFIDNIEKKSLEEIKEKIKDKSLKVQKKELIYGYSLVGPQRDEYVFNLNEKDAKKYSSQGEKKSIIFSLKISEIDLIVKDKKEYPIFLLDDVSSYFDLMHKDSILNYFFNKNIQVFITSTEKLDIKGKKFLVKEGKIYE from the coding sequence TTGCAGCTTTTAGATGTTTACTTGTTAAATTTTAGAAATTTAGAAGAAATTAATTTATCTTTTGATAAGGGAATAAATCTTTTTTATGGAGAAAATGGACAAGGAAAAACGAGTTTTATAGAAGCACTTTATTTTAATATTACAGGGAAAAGTTTTAGAACAAAAAACATATCTGAAATAGTAAAATACAGTAAATTAGATTGTGGAATTTTTTTGAATTTTTTGGATATTTATGGAGAAAAAAGTTTAGCTTTAAAATATGAAAAAAAACATAAAAAATACTTTTATAATAAGAAAAAAGTAAATTATGATGAATATATTGGAAAAGTAAATGTAATTTCATTTATACCAGAAGATATTGAACTAATAAATAGTTCTCCCTCAACTAGAAGAACTTATTTTGATTATGAAATATCTCAATCAAATTATAACTACTATTTAGAATTAAAAGAATTAAACAAAATTTTAAAAGTTAGAAATAAATTTTTAAAAGAAAAAAATATAAAAAATGAGATGTATAATATTTATAATGAAAAATTTATAGACATTTCAGCAAAATTATTAATAAAAAGAGAAGATTATATAAAAAAATTATCAATATTACTTAATTTAAATTATAGGAAGCTTTTTAAATCGAGTTCGGAATTAAAGTTGATTTATAAGCCATTTATAGATAATATTGAAAAAAAGAGTTTAGAAGAGATTAAAGAAAAAATAAAAGATAAATCTCTAAAAGTGCAAAAAAAAGAGTTGATTTATGGATATTCTCTTGTGGGACCTCAAAGAGATGAATATGTATTTAATTTAAATGAAAAAGATGCAAAAAAATATTCATCACAGGGAGAAAAAAAATCTATTATATTTTCTCTTAAAATATCTGAAATAGATTTAATTGTGAAAGATAAAAAAGAGTATCCTATATTTTTATTAGATGATGTATCTTCATATTTTGATTTAATGCATAAAGATAGTATTTTAAACTACTTTTTTAATAAAAATATACAAGTATTTATAACCTCAACTGAAAAATTAGATATAAAAGGGAAAAAATTTTTAGTAAAAGAGGGGAAAATTTATGAATAA
- the remB gene encoding extracellular matrix regulator RemB — MYIYLENNFFIPLNEIIAIVDYEKFTESENGKDFFEINKKNIINISKNKKSMVITDTYSYVSSYRLRALYSRGKEFERLKTGKVK; from the coding sequence GTGTATATATACTTGGAAAATAATTTTTTTATTCCATTAAATGAAATTATCGCAATTGTAGATTATGAAAAATTTACAGAGTCAGAAAATGGAAAAGATTTTTTTGAAATAAACAAAAAAAATATAATAAATATTTCAAAAAATAAAAAAAGTATGGTTATAACAGATACTTATTCTTATGTTAGTTCATATAGATTAAGAGCTTTATATTCAAGAGGTAAAGAGTTTGAAAGATTAAAAACAGGAAAAGTAAAATAA